From Solea senegalensis isolate Sse05_10M unplaced genomic scaffold, IFAPA_SoseM_1 scf7180000015094, whole genome shotgun sequence, a single genomic window includes:
- the LOC122761933 gene encoding meprin A subunit beta-like, giving the protein MMLHQVFLILLLGLGLATAELTGETEIDVDENHDWDIDNINAVVGLNLLEGDIEQNEIFYRNSILGHEYRWPTTIPYYLDDSLDMNAKGVILKAFDQYRLKTCIDFKPWKEEKNYISVFKGDGIFVAVIAQVRAMRVRTAAGPQQSSVKVER; this is encoded by the exons ATGATGTTACACCAGGTTTTTCTGATTCTGCTCCTGGGCCTGGGTTTG GCAACAGCTGAGCTAACAGGTGAAACAG AGATCGACGTTGATGAAAACCACGACTGGGACATTGACAACATCAACGCAG TGGTGGGTTTGAACCTGCTGGAGGGCGATATCGAGCAGAATGAA ATATTCTACAGAAACTCCATTTTAGGACATGAGTATCGCTGGCCAACAACCATTCCCTATTACCTGGACGACAGTCTGG ACATGAATGCTAAGGGTGTGATCCTAAAGGCGTTTGACCAGTACAGACTGAAGACCTGTATCGACTTCAAACCATGGAAGGAAGAGAAGAACTACATCTCTGTGTTCAAAGGCGATGG AATCTTTGTGGCGGTCATCGCTCAGGTCCGTGCCATGCGAGTGCGCACGGCAGCCGGTCCTCAACAGAGCTCggtcaaa GTCGAGAGGTGA